The following coding sequences lie in one Meles meles chromosome X, mMelMel3.1 paternal haplotype, whole genome shotgun sequence genomic window:
- the GPRASP1 gene encoding G-protein coupled receptor-associated sorting protein 1, producing MTGAEIEPAAQAKPEKKAGEEVGGGAERENEVPLVVRPKVRTQAQVIPGVRPKSDAMVVGGARPKAEPMGVGAMHPRNEAKAIPGSRPSDKAHSWAQTKFDSKAMLKTGGVSQTNTIAWPLVSTESRSAAKSKTLSMDRELISMDIESFSGTKIKYQSGKQPLFGSEEKTNVGSWWCHRPMSKQEISQKYDFSWADRSSMSSWFWSGEDVSTKFHPRGRVKASARCRHIAREEVVFRPTINQEYYILSSSGSEDESFKTSWLWAREKTNAWSRPKEEINNRSRFRSKKEISESGSGSECEDIVKSWFWAREEAKSRSKPRIRKGANVRARHRAQQEASIDFVSGSIDVVKKESWFCPREKTDNLSKPKSKKARTRIMAKEKVKTKARARAKEEARSEEEFLLGNWFWATEESSVVGGSSVKYSSQREDESIVGSWFWTEEEASMRTDASSKSRPRAEEESAGNSMLGSGEEISMEAGAEAAFKSVVAYDKGKVIAGSCFWESEEINLEAEEETIFGPWFWVSDETSVEADVRASCASRPRSEEEEVIGPWFWDRKEVDTEAEFGEDTSPEDEETIFGEWFWAGNQAQIDSGVKVSCDTMTGAEEEPIFGSWFWDEVEAYVGTEVSNKSSLKDKEEVNLSSWFGTTEEVSMQYGAGARCKFMAGAEEMHNESCFWDEDDPCMYIANGGSWKLRPGEEQDTVDSPFWSRKYTSPEIVIGPWLWATEEVTIDDGTGEEAKALMEEETMITSWFWKGDKTSREATDREESRPDAEEEDIIDSWFWAGEEDRLKTAAEAREKDWLAAEEEAIVGSWFWAREEIIRKETGFCNNSSPEAEEKEATLGSWFWAEEEANLEAGASFESMPVTEEEEIIVGSWFWAEEEDSTEVGPRAVEESRSSTEEEIIFGSWFCAAKEVSAEAEKCCASQPEDDEEIIVESWFWSGEKDINETGTVVTCESRPENKEGTVFGSWFGAKDEANNRTGYGTNYETRTVAEEDEAIVGSWFWAGDESHFESNPRPVFRAIRRSECSFEQEPDALRRPQSWEEVTIQFKPGPWGRVGFPSPVPFRFPKEAACLFSEMFGEKPKHMELNTEGEEQESLLQPDQPEPEFPFLYDPSYRSVREIREHLRTQESVEPESWSCSCIQCELKIGSEEFEELLLLMDKVRDPFIHEISKIAMGMRSASQFTRDFIRDSGVVSLIETLLNYPSSRVRTSFLENMIRLAQPYPNLNMIQTYVCQVCEETLACSLDSPEQLSGIRMVRHLTTTTDYHTLVVKYMSGFLSLLAMGNTKTRFHVLKMLMNLSENPVITKELLSAEAMSEFMRLFNRKETNDNIQVVLAMFENIGNNIKEESVLFTDDDFSLEPLISAFHEVEEFAKELQSKTDGQEDPEADQEN from the coding sequence ATGACTGGAGCTGAGATTGAACCTGCTGCCCAGGCAAAGCCTGAAAAGAAGGCTGGAgaagaggttgggggtggggctgaaagagagaatgaagtcCCATTGGTGGTCAGACCCAAGGTTAGGACCCAGGCACAGGTAATTCCTGGGGTAAGGCCTAAATCTGATGCCATGGTAGTAGGTGGTGCAAGGCCCAAAGCTGAACCCATGGGAGTAGGTGCAATGCATCCTAGGAATGAGGCCAAGGCAATCCCTGGGTCGAGGCCCTCAGATAAAGCCCATTCTTGGGCCCAAACTAAGTTTGATAGTAAAGCAATGTTGAAGACAGGGGGAGTGTCCCAGACCAATACCATAGCCTGGCCACTGGTCAGTACTGAGTCTAGGTCAGCTGCTAAATCTAAGACATTATCTATGGATAGGGAACTGATCAGTATGGATATTGAGTCCTTTTCTGGCACCAAGATCAAGTACCAATCAGGAAAACAGCCTTTGTTTGGGTCAGAGGAGAAGACCAATGTTGGGTCCTGGTGGTGCCACAGGCCTATGTCCAAACAAGAGATCTCTCAGAAGTATGATTTCAGTTGGGCAGACAGATCCTCTATGAGTTCCTGGTTCTGGAGTGGGGAAGATGTCAGTACAAAGTTTCATCCTAGAGGCAGGGTAAAGGCCAGTGCCAGATGCAGGCACATAGCTAGAGAAGAGGTCGTTTTTAGGCCCACTATCAATCAGGAGTACTATATCTTGTCTAGTTCTGGCTCTGAGGATGAATCTTTTAAGACATCCTGGCTCTGGGCCAGAGAAAAGACTAATGCCTGGTCTAGGCccaaggaagaaatcaataacagGTCCAGGTTTAGGTCCAAGAAAGAAATCTCTGAGTCCGGTTCTGGATCTGAATGTGAAGACATTGTGAAGTCCTGGTTCTGGGCTAGGGAGGAAGCCAAATCCAGGTCCAAACCCAGAATCAGGAAAGGGGCCAATGTCAGGGCGAGGCACAGGGCCCAGCAAGAAGCTTccattgattttgtttctggaTCTATAGATGTAGTCAAAAAAGAGTCCTGGTTCTGTCCTAGAGAAAAGACTGATAACTTGTCAAAGCCCAAGTCCAAGAAAGCCAGGACCAGAATAATGGCAAAGGAAAAGGTGAAAACTAAGGCCAGAGCCAGGGCCAAGGAAGAAGCCAGGTCTGAAGAGGAGTTCCTCCTTGGGAACTGGTTCTGGGCTACAGAAGAGTCCAGTGTAGTTGGTGGGTCCAGTGTCAAGTATAGTTCTCAAAGGGAGGATGAGTCAATTGTTGGCAGTTGGTTCTGGACTGAAGAAGAAGCCAGTATGAGGACTGATGCCAGCAGTAAATCCAGACCAAGGGCTGAGGAAGAGTCTGCTGGTAATTCCATGCTTGGTTCTGGGGAAGAGATCAGTATGGAAGCTGGAGCTGAGGCTGCCTTCAAATCTGTGGTAGCATATGATAAAGGAAAGGTCATTGCTGGTTCCTGCTTCTGGGAAAGTGAAGAAATCAACCTAGAGGCTGAGGAAGAGACCATTTTTGGGCCCTGGttttgggtcagtgatgagaccAGTGTAGAAGCTGATGTTAGAGCCAGCTGTGCATCCAGGCCAAGGTCTGAGGAAGAAGAGGTCATTGGTCCCTGGTTCTGGGATAGAAAAGAGGTCGATACAGAGGCTGAGTTTGGAGAAGATACCAGTCCAGAAGATGAAGAGACAATATTCGGGGAGTGGTTTTGGGCTGGAAACCAGGCTCAGATAGATTCTGGGGTTAAAGTCAGCTGTGACACCATGACAGGAGCTGAGGAGGAGCCCATTTTTGGGTCATGGTTCTGGGATGAAGTAGAAGCTTATGTGGGAACTGAGGTCAGCAACAAGTCTAGTCTGAAGGACAAGGAAGAGGTTAATCTGTCATCTTGGTTTGGGACCACAGAAGAGGTCAGTATGCAGTATGGAGCTGGTGCCAGATGTAAATTTATGGCAGGGGCTGAAGAGATGCATAATGAGTCTTGCTTCTGGGATGAAGATGATCCCTGCATGTATATTGCCAATGGAGGCAGCTGGAAGTTAAGGCCAGGGGAGGAACAGGACACTGTTGACTCACCATTCTGGTCCAGAAAATACACAAGCCCAGAGATCGTTATAGGGCCCTGGTTATGGGCTACAGAAGAAGTCACTATAGatgatgggactggagaagaggCCAAGGCACTAATGGAGGAGGAGACCATGATCACATCCTGGTTCTGGAAAGGAGACAAAACAAGTAGAGAGGCTACAGACAGAGAAGAATCCAGGCCAGATGCTGAGGAGGAGGACATTATTGATTCTTGGTTCTGGGCTGGGGAAGAGGACAGACTTAAGACAGCAGCTGAGGCTAGAGAAAAGGACTGGCTGGCAGCTGAGGAGGAAGCTATTGTTGGGTCCTGGTTCTGGGCCAGGGAAGAGATAATTAGGAAGGAGACTGGCTTTTGCAACAATTCCAGTCCAGAGGCCGAAGAGAAGGAAGCCACTCTTGGGTCTTGGTTCTGGGCTGAAGAAGAGGCCAATTTGGAGGCAGGAGCCAGTTTTGAGTCCATGCCAGTGACTGAGGAAGAGGAAATCATTGTTGGGTCCTGGTTTTGGGCTGAAGAAGAAGATAGTACAGAGGTTGGGCCTCGGGCAGTAGAAGAGAGCAGGTCAAGCACTGAAGAAGAAATCATTTTTGGATCCTGGTTCTGTGCTGCAAAGGAAGTCAGTGCAGAAGCAGAGAAATGCTGTGCATCTCAGCCAGAGGATGATGAGGAGATAATTGTTGAGTCCTGGTTCTGGTCTGGAGAGAAGGACATTAATGAGACTGGAACTGTTGTTACCTGTGAGTCCAGGCCAGAAAACAAGGAAGGGACAGTTTTTGGGTCTTGGTTTGGAGCTAAAGATGAGGCCAATAACAGGACTGGGTATGGGACCAACTATGAGACCAGGACAGTAGCTGAGGAGGATGAAGCCATAGTGGGGTCCTGGTTCTGGGCAGGAGATGAGTCCCATTTTGAATCAAATCCTAGGCCTGTGTTCAGGGCCATTCGCAGGTCTGAGTGTTCAtttgagcaggagcctgatgcctTGCGCAGGCCCCAGAGCTGGGAAGAGGTCACCATTCAATTCAAGCCTGGTCCATGGGGTAGGGTTGGCTTCCCATCTCCAGTCCCCTTTAGATTTCCAAAAGAGGCAGCATGTCTGTTCTCTGAAATGTTTGGAGAAAAGCCCAAGCACATGGAACTTAACACAGAAGGGGAAGAGCAGGAATCTTTGCTTCAGCCTGATCAGCCTGAACCTGAGTTCCCATTTCTGTATGATCCATCCTATAGGTCAGTCAGGGAAATTCGGGAGCATCTTAGAACCCAAGagagtgtggagcctgagagTTGGTCCTGCAGCTGCATACAATGTGAGCTCAAAATTGGTTCTGAAGAGTTTGAAGAACTCCTTTTATTAATGGACAAAGTCCGAGATCCTTTTATTCATGAGATATCTAAAATTGCAATGGGTATGAGAAGTGCTTCTCAATTTACCCGAGATTTCATTCGGGATTCAGGTGTTGTCTCACTTATTGAAACCCTGCTCAATTATCCTTCCTCCCGAGTTAGGACAAGTTTTTTGGAAAATATGATTCGCTTGGCTCAACCTTATCCAAATCTAAACATGATTCAGACATATGTGTGTCAGGTGTGTGAAGAAACCCTTGCTTGCAGCTTAGATTCCCCTGAACAGCTATCTGGAATAAGGATGGTTAGACATCTCACTACAACTACTGACTACCACACACTAGTTGTCAAGTATATGTCTGGATTTCTCTCCTTGTTAGCTATGGGCAATACCAAAACAAGGTTTCATGTTCTGAAAATGCTAATGAATTTGTCTGAAAATCCTGTCATAACAAAAGAACTACTCAGTGCTGAAGCAATGTCAGAATTTATGAGGCTTTTTAACAGGAAAGAGACGAATGACAATATTCAAGTTGTTCTAGCAATGTTTGAGAATATTGGTAACAATATCAAAGAGGAGTCAGTGTTGTTCACTGATGATGATTTCAGTCTTGAGCCACTTATTTCTGCATTccatgaagttgaggaatttGCTAAGGAACTGCAAAGCAAAACAGATGGTCAAGAGGACCCTGAGGCAGACCAAGAAAATTAG